The Ahaetulla prasina isolate Xishuangbanna chromosome 4, ASM2864084v1, whole genome shotgun sequence genome has a window encoding:
- the MATCAP2 gene encoding putative tyrosine carboxypeptidase MATCAP2, with the protein MLESIRVTEKLHWPEQELSKKSILKPEEQKFLFMNETRSIKSCILKNNFTTGTSSYNVLLQSKEEKKHQKHSSAHHKRLRKPTKPTHGSRSNERHKVKTPLFIPPNGWCCFKRHSYFIPNSLRNGIKLAQSISITGNSIGLSTPPKNKSKKHFTFSLGKPKQLQTSKSCLKDGDATGRKFCILTAIKPSNVEREKIKFFKSAFTSNPQFEYASSVLPSVLEKYSQASSLFLKQAIRIMELTLQKYGSYENFEQSTGGSLLPRSRIWNHVRKYMAKEGCLGEIVVHLSEDLLSRASMTVVNGRPTLTINISTAREHWLEGMLRHEIGTHYLRGINNNSQLWNNWSGRRKHGLKPINPTEEGLASIHSVLFRKDPFLWRAALLYYTVYQASQMSFRELFQDIGKFVTDPNTRWDYCVRAKRGWTDTSQPGCFSKDQVYLDGILRLLRYRHSIDFYLLTALGKVSYEDVDRLKDLGMTEKMRVPHFLQDYSRYMEHLEKIMEVNEISDTELQALVP; encoded by the exons ATGCTTGAGTCTATTCGAGTCACTG aaaAGCTTCACTGGCCAGAGCAAGAACTGTCCAAGAAGTCCATCTTGAAGCCTGAAGAACAGAAATTTCTTTTCATGAATGAAACCAGAAGTATTAAGTCCTGCATCCTTAAGAACAACTTCACCACAGGGACAAGCAGCTACAATGTTTTGCTGCagagcaaagaggaaaaaaaacatcagaaacattCATCAGCCCACCACAAAAGACTCCGGAAGCCCACCAAACCCACTCATGGCTCACGCAGTAATGAGCGCCACAAGGTTAAGACACCACTGTTTATTCCCCCAAATGGGTGGTGCTGTTTCAAAAGGCACTCCTATTTTATTCCTAACTCACTCCGCAATGGGATTAAATTAGCACAAAGTATTTCAATAACAGGGAACAGCATAGGATTGTCAACTCCACCCAAGAACAAATCCAAAAAACATTTTACCTTTAGCCTAGGAAAGCCCAAACAGTTGCAAACATCTAAAAGCTGCTTAAAAGATGGAGATGCTACTGGTCGAAAGTTTTGTATCCTAACTGCAATCAAGCCTTCCAATGTGGAAAGGGAGAAGATAAAGTTCTTCAAATCAGCTTTTACATCTAACCCACAGTTTGAATATGCAAGTTCTGTCCTCCCCAGTGTACTTGAAAAGTACAGCCAAGCATCCAGCTTATTTCTTAAACAG GCTATCAGAATTATGGAACTCACTTTGCAAAAATATGGAAGTTATGAAAATTTTGAACAATCCACTGGAGGAAGCCTGTTGCCTAGGAGTCGTATCTGGAATCATGTCCGAAAATATATGGCGAAAGAAGGCTGCCTGGGCGAG ATTGTGGTTCATCTTTCTGAAGATTTGCTTTCTCGGGCCTCAATGACTGTGGTGAATGGCCGTCCAACTCTTACTATCAATATTTCCACTGCAAGGGAACATTGGTTAGAAGGGATGCTCAGGCATGAAATAG GAACTCATTATCTTAGGGGCATTAACAACAATAGCCAATTATGGAACAATTGGAGCGGGCGCCGGAAGCATGGGTTAAAACCCATCAACCCCACTGAGGAAGGCCTGGCCAGCATTCACAGTGTTCTGTTTCGAAAAGATCCTTTCCTTTGGCGGGCTGCCCTCCTGTATTACACTGTCTACCAAGCCAGCCAAATGTCCTTCAGAGAGCTCTTTCAGGACATTGGAAAATTTGTCACTGATCCCAATACTAGGTGGGATTATTGTGTTCGAGCCAAGAGGGGTTGGACTGATACTTCACAACCAG GTTGCTTTAGTAAAGATCAGGTCTACTTGGATGGCATCCTGCGACTTCTGAGATACCGACATTCTATTGATTTCTACTTATTGACAGCTCTAGGAAAG GTTTCATATGAGGATGTAGATCGTCTGAAGGATTTAGGAATGACGGAAAAAATGAGGGTGCCACATTTTTTGCAAGACTATTCTCGGTACATGGAGCATCTAGAAAAGATCATGGAAGTCAATGAGATATCTGACACTGAACTCCAAGCTCTTGTACCCTAA